Proteins co-encoded in one Uloborus diversus isolate 005 chromosome 9, Udiv.v.3.1, whole genome shotgun sequence genomic window:
- the LOC129230528 gene encoding uncharacterized protein LOC129230528 → MNKNKAQLTYFTSFAEFNNMLADPTKNVNDVFFPTEEICAVHWGMNENFVKQDTSTNIFLAAFTTAWARMKLYQEMDKLGESVLYHDTDSIIYASNGTNDPALGNLLGEFTDELNGDTIETFVSGGPKNYGYKTASGKTCCKVRGFTLNFRNSKSLNYDALKWLVSGMSDDTIALNNPSKITRDPKKRRIINKPETKLYRMVYNKRVIQQDFTTLPYGYW, encoded by the exons ATGAATAAGAACAAAGCCCAGCTCACATACTTCACCTCATTTGCTGAATTCAACAACATGCTGGCTGATCCgacaaaaaat GTCAATGATGTGTTTTTTCCCACGGAAGAAATATGTGCTGTGCACTGGGGAATGAACGAAAATTTTGTGAAGCAAGACACTTCCACAAATATATTCCTCGCTGCCTTCACAACTGCTTGGGCTCGGATGAAACTTTACCAAGAAATGGATAAGTTGGGAGAGTCTGTGTTATATCACGACACAGATTCCATAATTTACGCTAGCAATGGAACAAATGACCCCGCTCTGGGCAACCTTTTAGGCGAGTTCACGGATGAATTAAATGGGGATACGATAGAAACATTTGTGTCAG gcgGCCCAAAGAACTATGGATACAAAACAGCCTCTGGAAAAACATGCTGTAAGGTTCGAGGCTTTACCTtgaattttagaaattcaaaGAGCCTCAACTATGATGCTTTAAAGTGGTTAGTATCTGGAATGAGTGATGACACAATTGCACTCAATAACCCATCAAAAATCACGAGAGATCCCAAGAAAAGACGCATCATCAACAAACCTGAAACAAAATTGTATCGGATGGTTTACAATAAACGCGTCATCCAGCAAGACTTCACGACTTTGCCGTATGGATActggtaa